The following nucleotide sequence is from Pedobacter sp. PACM 27299.
CCATTGGTAGAGAAAGATATCGTGAGTAAATACGAGTTAGAATCTGCACAATATACTTACCAGGCGAAATTAGCAGCATTGGCACAAGCGAAAGCAGCTTTATCAAATGCAAGAACCAATTTAGGTTATACTACGGTAACCAGTCCGGTAGACGGTGTAGTAGGTGCGATTCCTTTCCGTTTAGGAAGTTTGGTGAGCGGTAACAATGCAGAGCCTTTAACTACCGTATCCAGCACAGGAAACGTGTATGCTTATTTTGCATTCAATGAAAAACTGTTACTTCACTTCTTTAAAGACGATAAAGGAATGACGCTTGCTCAAAAGCTGGCTAAGCTTCCTGAAGTTTCTTTAATCTTATCTGATGGTAGTTTATACGATCATAAAGGGCGTATTCAAACCATCACCGGACAAATCAATACCACTACAGGTTCGGCAAATGTACGTGCGAGTTTCCCAAACCCTAAAGGTCTGATCCGCAGCGGAAGCAGTGCAACAGTAAGAATCCCAGATGCCATTACAGATGCTATTCTAATTCCTCAGAGCGCTACTTTTGAATTGCAGGATAAGCGTTTTGCAGTGGTGGTAGATAAAGATGGTAAAACGAAAAGCACCGCAATTACGGTATTGAAAAACACTGCAGGTACTTACTTCGTGGTAGAAGAAGGCTTGAAAGCAGGTGATAAAATC
It contains:
- a CDS encoding efflux RND transporter periplasmic adaptor subunit, whose translation is MRYTIQSLLLLPALMILSSCGNSGSKPGGPGAGAPQVKEYKVLELQPRSATLNTDYPASIQGQQNIEIRPRVDGYVEKIFVDEGSIVKKGQPLFKINAPQYEQEVRTATASIKSAEAEVSSANMAVNKVKPLVEKDIVSKYELESAQYTYQAKLAALAQAKAALSNARTNLGYTTVTSPVDGVVGAIPFRLGSLVSGNNAEPLTTVSSTGNVYAYFAFNEKLLLHFFKDDKGMTLAQKLAKLPEVSLILSDGSLYDHKGRIQTITGQINTTTGSANVRASFPNPKGLIRSGSSATVRIPDAITDAILIPQSATFELQDKRFAVVVDKDGKTKSTAITVLKNTAGTYFVVEEGLKAGDKIVLEGVGTLKDDTQIKVTPVSADVVYADLK